The Halichoerus grypus chromosome 9, mHalGry1.hap1.1, whole genome shotgun sequence genome has a window encoding:
- the GPANK1 gene encoding G patch domain and ankyrin repeat-containing protein 1, whose amino-acid sequence MSRPSLITFTPATNPSDLWKDGQQQSQPEELEPTLDGAAARAFYEALISDESSVPESQRSQPEPASKRKRKKRRMMREAASGAWGGHGQRRSLEAEDKMTQWILRAAQEGDLAELRRLLDPREAGGAGGNINARDAFWWTPLMCAARAGQGAAVRYLLGRGAAWVGVCELGGKDAAQLAEEAGFSEVARMVRESHGEMRSPENRSQSPSLRYCETCNAHFQDSNHYTSTAHLLSLPRDLRSPNLPLGVPTSSPGFKLLLRGGWEPGMGLGPRGEGRTNPIPTVLKRDQEGLGYRSVPQPRVTHFLAGDTRAVAGRERAPRVTTLSRREERRQEEKDRAWERDLRTYMNLEF is encoded by the exons ATGTCCAGGCCCTCCCTCATCACCTTCACCCCAGCCACCAACCCCAGCGACCTCTGGAAAGATGGGCAGCAGCAGTCACAGCCTGAAGAGCTGGAGCCCACCTTGGATGGGGCTGCAGCCCGGGCTTTCTATGAGGCCCTGATTTCAGATGAGAGCAGTGTCCCTGAATCCCAGAGATCTCAGCCTGAACCTGCCagtaagagaaagaggaagaagagaagaatgatGAGGGAAGCTGCTTCAGGAGCCTGGGGAGGACATGGACAAAGGAGATCCCTTGAGGCAGAGGACAAGATGACCCAGTGGATACTGAGGGCGGCTCAGGAGGGTGACCTGGCAGAACTAAGAAGGCTGTTGGATCCCCGTGAGGCAGGGGGAGCCGGGGGCAATATCAACGCTCGGGATGCCTTCTGGTGGACCCCCCTGATGTGTGCTGCTCGAGCAGGCCAGGGGGCTGCTGTGCGTTATCTCCTGGGCCGTGGAGCTGCCTGGGTGGGCGTCTGTGAGCTGGGTGGCAAGGATGCTGCTCAGCTGGCTGAAGAAGCAGGTTTCTCTGAGGTGGCGCGCATGGTCAGAGAGAGCCATGGAGAGATGAGGAGTCCAGAGAACCG gTCCCAATCCCCGTCCCTCCGGTACTGTGAGACCTGCAATGCCCACTTTCAAGACTCTAACCATTACACATCCACTGCTCACCTGCTGTCACTGCCCCGTGATCTCAGGTCCCCCAACCTGCCCCTTGGGGTTCCCACCTCCAGCCCAGGCTTCAAGTTGCTGctgaggggaggctgggagcctGGAATGGGGCTGGGACCTCGGGGTGAAGGCCGCACCAACCCCATCCCCACTGTCCTCAAGAGGGACCAGGAAGGATTAGGCTACAGATCAGTGCCCCAACCCCGAGTCACACACTTCCTGGCTGGAGATACTCGGGCCGTggctgggagggagagagccCCTCGGGTGACCACATTGAGccggagggaggagagaaggcaggaggagaaggacaGGGCCTGGGAACGGGATCTGAGGAC